The stretch of DNA CATAGTGGCTTTTAAGGTAAAAGAAAAAAGCTCCACCACCAACAAATGGTTCAACATATGAATCAATAACTTTGCTACTTTTTATATGAGGCGGCATGTGTCTTACCAGTTCTGT from Caldisericum sp. encodes:
- a CDS encoding DNA adenine methylase, whose protein sequence is MKAILESEKAINAKPFLKWADGKTQLITELVRHMPPHIKSSKVIDSYVEPFVGGGAFFFYLKSHYEVKKIFFV